In one window of Camelus bactrianus isolate YW-2024 breed Bactrian camel chromosome 29, ASM4877302v1, whole genome shotgun sequence DNA:
- the OSGIN2 gene encoding oxidative stress-induced growth inhibitor 2 isoform X2, whose product MPLVEETSLLGDSSVTLPVVVIGNGPSGICLSYMLSGYRPYLSSEAIHPNAILHGKLEEARHLSIVDQDLEYLSEGLEGRSSNPVAVLFDTLLHPDADFGYDYPSVLHWKLEQHHYIPHLVLGKGPPGGAWHNMEGSMLTISFGNWMELPGLKFKDWVSSKRRNIKGDRVMPEEIAHYYKHYVKVMGLQKNFRENTYITSVSRLYRDQIDNDGQDRDISTQPLQIEKSKFIKRNWEIRGYQRTADGSPVPFCLFAENVALATGSLDSPGRLEIEGEDFPFVFHSMPEFGAAISKGKLRGKVDPVLIVGSGLTAADAVLCAYNNNVPVIHVFRRRVTDPSLIFKQLPKKLYPEYHKVYHMMCTQSYSLHSRLLPDYTSFPEHHVLSFKSDLKCILQSISGLKKIFKLSAAVVLIGSHPNLSFLKEQGCYLGHNSSQPITCKGNPVEIDAYTYECVKEANLFALGPLVGDNFVRFLKGGALGVTRCLATRQKKKQHLFVERGGGDGIA is encoded by the exons ATGCCATTGGTTGAAGAAACTTCTTTACTTGGAGATTCATCAGTGACTTTGCCTGTGGTAGTAATAG gaaatggACCCTCAGGAATCTGCCTTTCTTACATGCTTTCGGGTTACAGACCATATTTATCATCAGAAGCAATACATCCAAATGCAATCTTACATGGTAAATTAGAAGAAGCAAGACATCTTTCCATTGTTGATCAG gacttggAATATTTGTCTGAGGGCCTTGAGGGTCGATCCTCCAATCCCGTTGCTGTGCTTTTTGACACACTTCTTCATCCAGATGCTGACTTTGGATATGATTATCCATCCGTTTTGCATTGGAAATTAGAACAACATCATTATATCCCCCACTTAGTCCTCGGTAAAGGCCCACCTGGTGGAGCGTGGCAC aATATGGAAGGCTCCATGTTGACAATCAGCTTTGGAAACTGGATGGAGCTCCCTGGACTTAAATTTAAAGATTGGGTGTCTAGCAAACGAAG gAACATAAAAGGGGATCGAGTTATGCCAGAGGAAATAGCTCACTACTATAAACACTACGTAAAAGTCATGGGTCTTCAGAAGAATTTCAGAGAGAATACTTATATTACATCTGTATCAAGACTCTACAGAGATCAAATTGATAATGATGGTCAAGACAGAGATATTTCAACACAGCCTTTACAGATAGAGAAGTCAAAATTTATCAAGAGAAACTGGGAAATCAGGGGTTATCAGCGAACAGCCGATGGTTCCCCTGTTCCCTTCTGTCTCTTTGCTGAAAATGTAGCGCTGGCAACTGGATCGTTGGATTCTCCTGGCCGTCTGGAAATTGAAGGGGAagattttccttttgtgtttcaTTCAATGCCTGAATTTGGAGCTGCTATAAGCAAAGGAAAGTTGCGTGGGAAAGTGGACCCAGTGCTGATTGTGGGTTCTGGGCTGACTGCAGCTGATGCAGTGCTCTGTGCTTACAATAATAATGTCCCTGTGATTCATGTATTTCGTAGAAGAGTAACTGATCCAAGCTTAATTTTCAAACAGCTTCCCAAAAAGCTTTATCCAGAGTACCATAAAGTCTATCATATGATGTGTACTCAGTCGTATTCCTTACACTCACGTCTGTTACCTGATTATACCAGTTTTCCTGAGCACCATGTGCTTTCCTTTAAGTCGGACCTGAAATGCATTCTTCAAAGCATCTCTGgattgaagaaaatatttaagctCTCTGCAGCAGTAGTGTTGATAGGTTCTCATCCCAATCTTTCTTTTCTGAAGGAGCAAGGGTGTTACCTGGGCCACAACTCAAGCCAGCCAATCACATGTAAGGGTAATCCTGTGGAAATAGATGCATATACCTACGAGTGCGTTAAAGAAGCCAACCTTTTTGCATTGGGTCCTTTGGTTGGAGACAATTTTGTTCGATTTTTAAAGGGAGGAGCATTGGGTGTTACACGCTGTTTAGCtacaagacagaagaaaaagcagCATTTGTTTgttgaaagaggaggaggagatgggatAGCTTAA
- the OSGIN2 gene encoding oxidative stress-induced growth inhibitor 2 isoform X1: MPVWCCRCSLAAHFRNYSDTETEGEIFNSLVQYLGDNLGRKVTAMPLVEETSLLGDSSVTLPVVVIGNGPSGICLSYMLSGYRPYLSSEAIHPNAILHGKLEEARHLSIVDQDLEYLSEGLEGRSSNPVAVLFDTLLHPDADFGYDYPSVLHWKLEQHHYIPHLVLGKGPPGGAWHNMEGSMLTISFGNWMELPGLKFKDWVSSKRRNIKGDRVMPEEIAHYYKHYVKVMGLQKNFRENTYITSVSRLYRDQIDNDGQDRDISTQPLQIEKSKFIKRNWEIRGYQRTADGSPVPFCLFAENVALATGSLDSPGRLEIEGEDFPFVFHSMPEFGAAISKGKLRGKVDPVLIVGSGLTAADAVLCAYNNNVPVIHVFRRRVTDPSLIFKQLPKKLYPEYHKVYHMMCTQSYSLHSRLLPDYTSFPEHHVLSFKSDLKCILQSISGLKKIFKLSAAVVLIGSHPNLSFLKEQGCYLGHNSSQPITCKGNPVEIDAYTYECVKEANLFALGPLVGDNFVRFLKGGALGVTRCLATRQKKKQHLFVERGGGDGIA; the protein is encoded by the exons ATGCCCGTGTGGTGCTGCCGCTGCTCCCTGGCCGCTCATTTCAG aaactataGTGACACTGAAACTGAAGGAGAGATTTTTAATTCCTTGGTGCAATATTTGGGTGATAATTTGGGGCGAAAAGTTACAGCTATGCCATTGGTTGAAGAAACTTCTTTACTTGGAGATTCATCAGTGACTTTGCCTGTGGTAGTAATAG gaaatggACCCTCAGGAATCTGCCTTTCTTACATGCTTTCGGGTTACAGACCATATTTATCATCAGAAGCAATACATCCAAATGCAATCTTACATGGTAAATTAGAAGAAGCAAGACATCTTTCCATTGTTGATCAG gacttggAATATTTGTCTGAGGGCCTTGAGGGTCGATCCTCCAATCCCGTTGCTGTGCTTTTTGACACACTTCTTCATCCAGATGCTGACTTTGGATATGATTATCCATCCGTTTTGCATTGGAAATTAGAACAACATCATTATATCCCCCACTTAGTCCTCGGTAAAGGCCCACCTGGTGGAGCGTGGCAC aATATGGAAGGCTCCATGTTGACAATCAGCTTTGGAAACTGGATGGAGCTCCCTGGACTTAAATTTAAAGATTGGGTGTCTAGCAAACGAAG gAACATAAAAGGGGATCGAGTTATGCCAGAGGAAATAGCTCACTACTATAAACACTACGTAAAAGTCATGGGTCTTCAGAAGAATTTCAGAGAGAATACTTATATTACATCTGTATCAAGACTCTACAGAGATCAAATTGATAATGATGGTCAAGACAGAGATATTTCAACACAGCCTTTACAGATAGAGAAGTCAAAATTTATCAAGAGAAACTGGGAAATCAGGGGTTATCAGCGAACAGCCGATGGTTCCCCTGTTCCCTTCTGTCTCTTTGCTGAAAATGTAGCGCTGGCAACTGGATCGTTGGATTCTCCTGGCCGTCTGGAAATTGAAGGGGAagattttccttttgtgtttcaTTCAATGCCTGAATTTGGAGCTGCTATAAGCAAAGGAAAGTTGCGTGGGAAAGTGGACCCAGTGCTGATTGTGGGTTCTGGGCTGACTGCAGCTGATGCAGTGCTCTGTGCTTACAATAATAATGTCCCTGTGATTCATGTATTTCGTAGAAGAGTAACTGATCCAAGCTTAATTTTCAAACAGCTTCCCAAAAAGCTTTATCCAGAGTACCATAAAGTCTATCATATGATGTGTACTCAGTCGTATTCCTTACACTCACGTCTGTTACCTGATTATACCAGTTTTCCTGAGCACCATGTGCTTTCCTTTAAGTCGGACCTGAAATGCATTCTTCAAAGCATCTCTGgattgaagaaaatatttaagctCTCTGCAGCAGTAGTGTTGATAGGTTCTCATCCCAATCTTTCTTTTCTGAAGGAGCAAGGGTGTTACCTGGGCCACAACTCAAGCCAGCCAATCACATGTAAGGGTAATCCTGTGGAAATAGATGCATATACCTACGAGTGCGTTAAAGAAGCCAACCTTTTTGCATTGGGTCCTTTGGTTGGAGACAATTTTGTTCGATTTTTAAAGGGAGGAGCATTGGGTGTTACACGCTGTTTAGCtacaagacagaagaaaaagcagCATTTGTTTgttgaaagaggaggaggagatgggatAGCTTAA